Proteins from a single region of Candidatus Binatia bacterium:
- a CDS encoding phage tail protein has translation MGQFNVNTFRFDPYKNMKFRLKWDGRYVAGVSKCSMLKKSTEPVTHREGGDPSTGRVSPSIWKFEPISLDRGVTHDLEFENWANLIYNTDGDAAISLKNFRKDIIIELLDEQAVVAKAYKVYRCWVSEYQALPELDANAHVIAIEHLVLQNEGWERDLSVNEPTET, from the coding sequence ATGGGACAGTTCAACGTTAACACCTTTCGCTTCGACCCCTATAAGAACATGAAGTTCCGCTTGAAGTGGGACGGGCGGTACGTTGCTGGCGTAAGCAAGTGTTCGATGCTTAAGAAGTCGACCGAACCGGTGACGCATCGCGAGGGTGGCGATCCCAGCACCGGTCGCGTGTCACCCAGTATTTGGAAATTCGAGCCGATCAGTTTGGACCGGGGCGTGACGCACGACCTCGAGTTCGAGAACTGGGCCAATCTCATCTACAACACTGATGGGGACGCTGCTATCTCGCTCAAGAATTTTCGAAAGGACATCATTATCGAGCTGCTCGACGAGCAAGCCGTGGTTGCCAAAGCGTATAAAGTCTATCGATGCTGGGTTTCGGAGTACCAAGCGCTACCCGAACTTGATGCTAATGCACACGTTATCGCGATCGAGCACCTCGTTCTCCAGAATGAAGGCTGGGAACGTGACCTATCAGTCAATGAGCCGACCGAGACTTAG
- a CDS encoding phage tail sheath subtilisin-like domain-containing protein gives MPISPTYPGVYVEEVPSGVRTITGVGTSIALFLGRTMQGEVSQPTLCLSEAAFERAFSTDATLSDLPRSVNLFFGNGGTSCWVMRILGAGHAPASVTLENEANNIVLKATATSDGVVGNDIRIAITYNSADPEGSFNLEVFSWTTDSRGQLVKTGRELYTNLTMDQTNNSTYAPTVVSQSSLITLQDVAVRNPRSGFSQSGFPLAANTFPDLQGAVVGIFGKALGLTTNHLLMSVDGGAFADFDLSSVDVAGSANQGALELAIQTALNNQLLGTTKVTVNFIAGPSDTQGGARAPFGKTAFLRITSNKSDNFNADVRIMPAAAGDVAVLLGLGAGQGGIEVPVSSKYRPAPTGVTMLCDPLAANPQFVTFGALLQNQVTNLLIGAKTIPLSLITVQTVPPGTAPIFEDQNAGSDGVREKLGIMRDAINAFANSDPTFAWQAAVIGTRLMLTPTAPGDNNIGTIASTPGAQNIGNLFETNVRYYSLGTGGAAKFQTAPVDGNNGGTLALSDYANAYPIIDQEVDLFNLMVLPADADSAAPNPLTINGPASVFCQQRRALLLIDAPKSWQQVTDALSGMGAARIGLVKDASALFFPWITIQNGVGTVNVGPSGAVAGVMARIDATRGVWKAPAGTEADIREITNVQQRYSDGDNGFLNPRAINTIRVFPDGIVIWGSRTVDGDDDFGSEYKYIPVRRLAYFLEESLYRGLKWVVFEPNDEPLWAQIRLNVGAFMHEQFRKGAFAGATPSLAYFVKCDQDTTTQDDQNLGIVNIVVGFAPLKPAEFVLIQLQQMAGQIGV, from the coding sequence ATGCCCATATCTCCAACGTATCCGGGTGTCTATGTAGAAGAAGTTCCGAGTGGCGTTCGCACGATTACCGGCGTCGGCACATCGATCGCATTGTTTCTCGGGCGGACAATGCAAGGCGAGGTAAGCCAGCCAACGTTGTGTCTTAGCGAAGCCGCCTTCGAGCGTGCCTTTTCTACCGACGCGACGCTGTCCGATCTGCCCCGCTCGGTTAACCTATTCTTCGGAAACGGTGGAACGAGTTGCTGGGTCATGCGTATCCTCGGAGCCGGTCATGCGCCGGCTTCAGTAACACTCGAGAATGAAGCAAACAACATCGTGCTCAAGGCGACCGCGACGTCGGATGGCGTAGTGGGCAATGATATACGCATCGCCATCACCTACAATTCGGCAGATCCAGAAGGGTCCTTTAATCTCGAGGTCTTCAGCTGGACCACCGACTCGCGCGGACAGTTGGTAAAAACCGGGCGCGAGCTTTACACAAATCTCACGATGGACCAAACGAATAACTCAACATACGCGCCCACAGTCGTTAGTCAGTCATCCCTTATCACGCTTCAAGATGTCGCAGTGCGCAATCCCCGCTCCGGGTTTTCGCAATCAGGTTTCCCTCTGGCGGCAAATACTTTTCCCGACTTGCAAGGTGCCGTGGTCGGTATATTCGGCAAGGCGCTCGGCCTGACGACAAATCACTTACTCATGAGCGTTGACGGCGGCGCCTTCGCTGATTTCGACCTATCAAGTGTCGATGTCGCTGGGAGCGCTAATCAGGGCGCCCTCGAACTCGCGATACAGACCGCTCTCAACAATCAACTCCTGGGGACAACGAAGGTCACGGTGAACTTTATCGCCGGACCGAGCGACACCCAAGGCGGCGCGCGAGCGCCTTTTGGTAAGACGGCGTTCTTGAGAATAACCTCCAACAAAAGCGATAATTTTAACGCCGATGTGCGAATCATGCCGGCCGCGGCCGGTGATGTTGCGGTGCTGCTTGGCCTCGGGGCCGGCCAGGGTGGCATCGAAGTGCCAGTATCGTCTAAGTACCGTCCGGCACCCACTGGCGTAACCATGCTGTGCGATCCGCTGGCCGCGAACCCGCAGTTCGTCACGTTTGGCGCTCTTCTGCAAAATCAGGTGACCAATCTATTAATCGGTGCAAAGACGATTCCGCTCTCGCTCATCACAGTCCAAACTGTCCCTCCGGGTACGGCACCTATATTTGAAGACCAGAACGCGGGCAGCGATGGCGTTCGTGAGAAGCTCGGCATTATGCGCGATGCGATAAACGCGTTCGCGAATAGTGACCCGACATTTGCATGGCAAGCCGCCGTGATTGGCACCCGTCTAATGCTCACGCCAACGGCTCCCGGGGACAACAACATCGGAACGATTGCGTCGACTCCGGGTGCGCAGAACATCGGAAACCTCTTTGAGACAAACGTACGTTATTACAGTCTAGGGACTGGTGGCGCAGCAAAGTTTCAGACGGCACCCGTAGACGGAAACAACGGTGGCACATTGGCGTTGTCGGATTACGCGAATGCGTACCCGATCATCGATCAGGAAGTCGATCTCTTCAACTTGATGGTTCTACCCGCGGACGCGGACTCGGCAGCTCCCAACCCCCTGACCATTAATGGCCCTGCCAGCGTGTTTTGCCAGCAGCGCCGTGCGCTGCTGCTCATTGATGCGCCCAAGAGCTGGCAGCAGGTGACGGACGCGCTCTCGGGGATGGGCGCCGCGAGAATTGGTCTAGTGAAAGACGCGAGCGCGCTATTCTTCCCTTGGATCACCATTCAAAATGGTGTGGGAACGGTCAATGTAGGACCATCCGGAGCAGTCGCCGGCGTTATGGCGCGCATCGATGCGACCAGGGGCGTTTGGAAGGCGCCCGCCGGAACAGAAGCGGACATTCGCGAGATCACCAACGTCCAACAACGGTACAGCGATGGTGACAACGGTTTTCTTAATCCGCGTGCGATCAACACTATCCGCGTGTTTCCCGATGGCATCGTGATCTGGGGTTCGCGCACGGTCGATGGGGACGACGACTTCGGTAGCGAGTACAAGTACATCCCCGTGCGACGCCTCGCATACTTCCTCGAAGAGAGTCTGTATCGCGGCTTGAAATGGGTAGTCTTTGAGCCTAACGATGAGCCGCTTTGGGCTCAGATCCGCCTCAACGTCGGTGCCTTTATGCACGAGCAGTTCCGAAAGGGCGCGTTCGCCGGGGCGACGCCGAGTCTTGCGTACTTCGTCAAGTGCGACCAAGATACGACGACGCAAGACGATCAAAATCTTGGGATCGTAAACATCGTCGTCGGCTTCGCGCCCCTCAAACCGGCGGAGTTCGTACTTATCCAACTACAGCAGATGGCTGGACAGATTGGAGTGTAA